The following proteins are co-located in the Triplophysa dalaica isolate WHDGS20190420 chromosome 2, ASM1584641v1, whole genome shotgun sequence genome:
- the rhoh gene encoding rho-related GTP-binding protein RhoH, with amino-acid sequence MMNGVEETSVKCVLVGDCAVGKSALLVRFTSETFPETYKPTVYENTGVDVFMDGIQISLGLWDTAGHDTFRQIRPMSYQQADVVLLCYSVANPNSLLNLRQKWIAEVRENLPKVPILVVATQTDHREMGPYRANCTTASEGKQVAQEIRAKGYLECSALSNRGVQQVFECAVRTAVNRARRQTRRRLLNFNPCKVS; translated from the coding sequence ATGATGAATGGGGTGGAAGAGACCTCTGTGAAATGCGTGCTGGTCGGTGACTGCGCGGTGGGTAAATCAGCCCTCCTTGTACGCTTCACTTCTGAGACGTTCCCAGAGACCTACAAACCCACCGTCTACGAAAACACTGGCGTTGATGTATTCATGGATGGAATACAGATTAGTTTGGGATTGTGGGATACAGCAGGACATGACACATTCCGACAAATCCGGCCCATGTCTTATCAGCAGGCGGACGTGGTTTTGCTGTGTTATTCCGTGGCAAATCCTAATTCGTTACTTAATTTACGGCAAAAGTGGATCGCTGAGGTGAGGGAGAATCTCCCGAAAGTACCTATTCTGGTTGTGGCCACACAGACAGATCATCGCGAGATGGGCCCGTATCGTGCCAACTGCACCACAGCCTCGGAGGGCAAACAAGTGGCACAGGAGATCCGTGCTAAAGGATACCTGGAATGCTCTGCACTCAGCAACCGTGGCGTGCAACAGGTTTTTGAGTGTGCAGTCCGTACGGCTGTTAATCGGGCCCGAAGACAGACAAGGCGAAGACTGCTAAACTTTAACCCCTGTAAAGTCTCctaa
- the LOC130434713 gene encoding uncharacterized protein LOC130434713: MDTRGKNGPIYMRTYSKRMRKVDPWFSPDLRKAAFSFSSTPSSDLSIPEATQPKKRMRIVAPRPAKSKAMTALKESDEENYEPPSSFRKKTNAKASSKTAARKTKMTKRLKQNIQSVFSSSENEDDSLIIKKIHPKTSAQECADIGRAPDPPLTNRFVTHRRRPQAPVQAQKHTSKRVSVAITRTLNSSDDFLPSFSRNKRLVSKKPSCIEDSDAHKNRKSTHKRIALVEVSFNDSDDQHLTAKRPLLSSTPSVVCRQLLHLPEPSISEISSLSFDDLQHSTKNNSTPGMVSSCGKRERHPKPTRERVTEESEEEEKSVVEVTARDGVADQRKEGGVDSSSAQASAGSGYAPHPLAKELKERCQTEDAVVILNRINISDKLSSQICHRKQGERISLNSSDFSVLASSQSTQTNSAVSSRGSSPLKPSLLPLYISSSLSKSLNSPILSEFQTSSPTCTNQPLIDRLKAECLMSCLTVGIPRLDLGEYISVQQEAAQAPCFDSPYTCQNDNASSPILKGPENCNISLKSPVNRGATETVVRRLSESFQPPVVLLPAGLSVTRPPAVPKERTGAGTSTGRKVCVSGLNVSRWSRKATGECNEKWRKKEGRTKATSGDSSSCGSMLSTGAENFAGASACGWLQGNSGSGLALTPLRMDQMNLSSILANLTPDTLTTTNWGRFKASLSLHKKKIAFPTPQRLAHLRTPGSRFTTDTSLDPFASPVCTPLSRFTPSRLIRSTINSSMSQCDDDISDAEKVYQECQQSGPLSFSDCIPPSRMKLCTKIGEGTFGEVFSTKIDSNHTVALKIIPVEGSQKVNGEQQKTFAEILHEIIISKELSSLNVKEINRTDGFIGLNNLHCVRGRYPEALLKAWDKFDCQKGSENDRPDFFDDEQLFLILEFEFGGSDLENMKGKLSSMAQAKSVLHQVTAALAVAEQALCFEHRDLHWGNILVKNTKQKHSEFILNGAVHSTETRGVHVNIIDYSLSRLEIDGLTVSCDISADEELFMGQGDYQFEIYRLMKKENENCWSTYNPHSNVMWLHYLADKLLTMSYKTKAQSSQHKTLKSSLKSFHSEILNYASATEALMHCKFFR; the protein is encoded by the exons ATGGACACCAGAGGAAAAAATGGGCCAATATATATGAGGACCTACAGTAAACGTATGCGTAAAGTTGACCCTTGGTTCTCACCTGATCTAAGAAAAGCGGCTTTCTCTTTTTCAAGCACTCCTTCATCAGATCTTTCCATTCCAGAGGCCACACAACCCAAGAAACG AATGAGAATTGTAGCCCCACGTCCAGCTAAAAGCAAGGCCATGACCGCCCTGAAAGAAAGCGATGAGGAAAACTATGAACCGCCTTCATCATTTAG aaagaaaacaaatgctAAAGCATCATCGAAGACGGCAGCAAGAAAGACTAAAATGACGAAAAGGCTCAAACAGAATATACAGTCAGTTTTCAGCAGCAGTGAAAATGAGGACGACTCtcttataataaagaaaatccaTCCAAAAACATCTGCTCAAGAATGTGCTGA CATAGGACGAGCGCCGGACCCTCCTCTTACAAACCGGTTTGTCACACATCGCAGAAGACCCCAAGCACCTGTCCAAGCTCAGAAACACACCAGCAAGCGTGTT TCTGTCGCTATTACCCGCACGCTAAATTCCTCGGACGATTTTCTCCCGTCGTTTTCACGAAACAAGCGACTGGTGAGCAAGAAACCGTCCTGCATTGAGGACTCTGACGCTCACAAGAACCGGAAAAGCACCCATAAACGCATAGCCCTGGTTGAGGTCTCTTTCAACGACAGCGATGACCAGCATCTTACCGCTAAACGTCCTCTATTGTCCAGTACCCCATCCGTGGTCTGTAGACAGCTGCTGCACTTACCCGAGCCCTCCATCAGTGAGATCTCCTCCCTCAGTTTTGATGATCTTCAGCATTCCACGAAAAACAACAGCACACCTGGTATGGTCTCATCATGTGGGAAAAGAGAACGGCACCCAAAACCTacaagagagagagtgacagaggAAAGTGAGGAAGAAGAGAAATCTGTTGTGGAGGTGACTGCTAGGGATGGAGTTGCGGATCAGCGAAAAGAGGGAGGTGTGGACAGCTCATCTGCGCAGGCAAGCGCGGGTTCAGGATATGCGCCACATCCTTTAGCAAAGGAGCTCAAGGAGAG GTGTCAAACAGAGGATGCAGTCGTAATCCTCAACAGAATAAACATTTCAGACAAACTCTCATCCCAGATTTGTCATAGGAAACAGGGCGAAAGGATTTCCTTAAACAGTTCAGATTTCTCCGTGCTAGCCTCAAGTCAGAGCACCCAAACCAATTCTGCTGTATCATCCAGGGGTTCTTCACCCCTGAAACCATCTCTTCTACCCCTTTATATCTCTTCCTCGCTCTCTAAATCTCTCAATTCCCCTATACTTTCAGAATTTCAAACTAGTTCACCAACATGCACAAACCAGCCCCTTATTGACCGTCTTAAGGCTGAGTGTTTAATGTCTTGCCTCACTGTTGGAATCCCACGTCTTGATTTAGGAGAGTATATTTCTGTCCAGCAGGAGGCAGCACAAGCACCTTGCTTTGACTCTCCATACACCTGCCAAAATGATAATGCCTCCTCTCCTATTTTGAAAGGGCCCGAgaactgcaatatttcattaaaaagtcCAGTAAATCGTGGTGCTACCGAAACAGTTGTTCGCCGTCTGTCTGAATCATTCCAGCCACCTGTGGTATTGCTACCAGCGGGTCTGAGCGTGACACGGCCACCAGCTGTGCCAAAAGAGCGCACAGGTGCGGGCACGAGCACCGGCCGTAAAGTTTGCGTGAGTGGACTCAACGTCAGCCGCTGGTCAAGAAAGGCTACCGGAGAATGCAACGAGAAGTGGAGGAAAAAGGAAGGAAGAACTAAAGCAACGTCTGGAGACTCGAGCTCATGTGGCAGCATGTTGTCTACTGGGGCCGAAAATTTCGCAGGG GCATCAGCATGTGGCTGGCTGCAGGGCAACAGTGGGAGTGGTCTGGCTTTAACGCCTCTCAGGATGGACCAGATGAATCTCTCCTCCATCCTAGCCAACCTTACGCCTGACACACTCACCACGACCAACTGGGGCCGATTCAAGGCATCACTTTCACTACATAAGAAGAAAATTG CATTTCCTACCCCTCAACGTTTGGCTCATCTGAGGACTCCAGGCTCTCGTTTTACCACTGATACCAGTCTTGACCCGTTTGCTTCCCCTGTCTGCACACCTTTGTCCAGATTTACGCCTTCACGCCTGATCCGGTCCACCATAAATAGTTCCATG TCTCAATGTGATGATGACATCAGCGATGCAGAGAAAGTATATCAGGAGTGTCAACAGAGCGGCCCACTTTCGTTCAGCGACTGCATCCCTCCATCTCGAATGAAGCTTTGCACCAAGATTGGTGAAGGGACATTTGGTGAAGTCTTCTCAACCAAAATTGACTCAAACCATACTGTTGCTCTCAAA ATCATCCCTGTGGAGGGAAGTCAGAAGGTCAATGGTGAACAACAGAAAACTTTTGCTGAAATTCTCCACGAAATCATCATTTCCAA AGAGCTGAGCAGCCTTAACGTAAAAGAAATCAATAGGACAGATGGTTTCATCGGACTGAACAA TCTTCATTGTGTCCGCGGGCGGTACCCGGAAGCTTTGCTTAAAGCCTGGGATAAGTTTGACTGCCAGAAGGGATCTGAGAATGACAGACCTG ATTTCTTTGATGATGAGCAGCTGTTTTTAATCCTGGAGTTTGAGTTTGGAGGGAGTGATCTGGAGAACATGAAAGGAAAG CTGTCTTCCATGGCCCAGGCCAAGAGTGTTTTACATCAAGTCACTGCAGCTCTGGCCGTAGCTGAGCAAGCACTGTGCTTTGAACACAG AGATCTTCATTGGGGGAACATTCTGGTGAAGAACACAAAGCAGAAACACAGCGAGTTCATCCTGAACGGAGCAGTGCATTCCACAGAGACACGAGGAGTTCACGTCAATATAATTGACTACTCGCTCTCACGTCTAGAGATCG atggtCTGACAGTGTCTTGTGATATCTCAGCCGACGAGGAGCTGTTTATGGGTCAGGGAGATTACCAGTTTGAAATCTACCGCCTGATGAAAAAGGAAAACGA GAATTGCTGGTCAACATATAATCCTCATTCTAATGTGATGTGGCTGCACTATTTGGCTGACAAACTGTTAACCATGAGCTACAAGACCAAAGCTCAATCCAGCCAACACAAGACACTGAAGAGCAGCCTCAAGTCCTTCCATTCAGAGATATTGAATTACGCGTCCGCCACAGAAGCTCTTATGCATTGCAAATTCTTTCGGTGA
- the fam184b gene encoding protein FAM184B, with translation MASSAGKMTQPPGGGACNGTAIADPSNVEQELYDYQMHTKMCKKIAQLTKVIYSLNTKNEEQEATLQSLRRVATETQGSLQPTTSQDEEEEESILRTRLLELQATVEEVEEREQKAELENAERIAVLTQETADLRRDYQSLQTEKDNQYLLLEQIQDENKWLENKCQDLRKARDDERKREEEEKMHREEEERRREEEERNRGAEERKKMKERYEERLETFTEELQALREEKEKVEKEWKREVEEWKKRMKKVEEERKEEQEAAKKTIQQSLNEHINQWQQKEQENRKSQNATLQQRLRKAEAELEVREQRLNESNRHCSKLQERKEDLEDQLEEGRHRVTEAESVAKKAEEELAVAKERLLLQENELQSKSEELMSQSSSQVRVSAEVEELRSQLGRLNIRNKELELQNSGRSNDHARMLKQHADALSSMRLELQRAHTEEIRRLQQEVEKERQIDRQELEEEKKQVQQKMEEEKIRLKEQLRKALEEVIRKHASELRHAHALLDAEKKKTEQVEEQMKVNEEERLSSETERAELRNQLQLSNTEIAKLEGVIQALEREREDERERVKERETAEVERRSTCCPDCVPLREELENATSSMQQIQEEVSAHKEGLHAEISALQQERDILQQSNHGIEERLRLQFEKQFSDQVLELKREREEEFRKMNQQWQRRVEELQTELEERRAHSEKMEGERDRRYGNGEMERMKQEIQKTRDMNSSLRAQLHSIIQEKEKLMRQQLQVVREEDEDDEDGKTSGERAEEREKRNRRERDEELLRVERINHQRALQALETQANEELQSERQRLLTQHKLQLDKQKGELTQQHTEWVRQVTQRHMQQIEDLQNEIHTHTQMMALQQDLKQQNRLQSLERQLDEKSSEVQELKREKENLKERMNTMNAQKEEQDHRHKHRSFADEGAETDGPEHKNDMENVKKEHRLEIQTIMSDFSSAQTRLQARIVALETELREREERGKRRAEDLHSIAKLQDRLTERDQLIKSLVEDLHQISQHPPLSSNEILRPYDSRTQAGILTPTLKKKVVEETSVPNLCSYDGGSPKAKCSPVIERRYSSLEQSSRGTPIIRTQTPTSPHAARRTSIRNSRPTSQEVRHQPQIKINYNQHIRTPAEQRVIETGPDGQDPQKQEWFTKYFSF, from the exons GTTATATATTCCTTAAACACTAAGAATGAGGAGCAGGAGGCAACTCTGCAATCGCTACGCCGTGTTGCCACGGAAACGCAGGGCAGCCTCCAGCCAACCACAAGccaggatgaggaagaggaggagtcTATTCTGAGGACACGCCTTTTAGAGTTGCAGGCCACTGTTGAGGAG GTGGAGGAACGTGAACAGAAAGCTGAATTAGAGAATGCGGAACGCATAGCCGTGTTAACCCAAGAGACAGCGGATCTGCGCAGAGACTACCAGAGTCTGCAGACCGAGAAAGACAACCAGTACCTATTACTGGAACAAATACAGGACGAAAACAAATGGCTAGAGAACAAGTGCCAGGATCTACGCAAAGCCAGAGATGATGAAAGAAAGcgagaggaagaggagaagaTGCATagggaggaggaggagagaaggagagaggaggaggagaggaaCCGAGGAGCAGaagagaggaaaaaaatgaaggaaaggTATGAAGAGAGGTTGGAAACATTTACAGAGGAGCTACAAGCTCTGAGGGAGGAGAAGGAGAAAGTGGAGAAGGAGTGGAAGAGAGAGGTGGAGGAGTGGAAGAAGAGAATGAAGAAGGTGGAGGAGGAGAGGAAGGAAGAGCAGGAGGCAGCCAAGAAGACAATACAACAGAGTCTCAATGAGCATATCAATCAGTGGCAACAGAAAGAGCAAGAGAACCGCAAGTCCCAGAATGCAACGCTTCAGCAGAGGCTCAGGAAAGCGGAGGCAGAGTTGGAGGTTCGAGAACAGAGACTCAATGAGAGCAACAGACATTGCAGCAAGCTTCAGGAGCGAAAAGAG GATCTAGAGGACCAGTTAGAAGAGGGGCGTCACCGGGTGACCGAGGCAGAGAGCGTGGCAAAGAAAGCGGAGGAGGAGTTGGCTGTAGCTAAAGAACGGTTATTACTGCAAGAAAATGAGCTTCAGAGCAAGTCAG AGGAGTTAATGAGTCAGAGTTCTTCTCAGGTGAGGGTCTCTGCAGAGGTGGAGGAGCTCAGGTCTCAACTCGGTCGTCTCAACATTAGAAACAAAGAACTGGAGCTTCAGAACAGTGGTCGCTCTAATGACCATGCCCGTATGCTTAAACAG catGCAGATGCTCTATCTTCTATGCGTCTGGAGTTGCAGCGAGCTCATACTGAGGAGATCAGACGCCTGCAGCAGGAGGTGGAGAAAGAACGGCAGATTGATAGACAGGAGCTGGAGGAGGAAAAGAAACAGGTGCAGCAAAAAATGGAAGAAGAGAAAATAAGGTTGAAAGAACAGCTTCGGAAAGCACTGGAAGAAGTGATACGCAAACACGCCAGCGAACTGCGGCACGCTCACGCATTGCTGGATGCAGAGAAGAAGAAGACAGAACAG GTTGAGGAACAGATGAAAGTCAATGAAGAAGAAAGACTGAGttcagagacagagagagcggAGCTACGCAACCAACTCCAGCTGTCAAACACAGAG ATAGCAAAATTGGAGGGCGTGATTCAAGCattggagagagaaagagaggatgagagagaaagGGTCAAAGAAAGAGAGACCGCTGAGGTGGAACGGCGGTCCACATGCTGCCCAGATTGTGTACCGTTGAGAGAGGAACTGGAGAACGCAACCAGCAGCATGCAGCAAATACAG GAGGAGGTTTCTGCTCATAAAGAAGGGCTGCATGCGGAGATCTCCGCTCTGCAGCAGGAGAGAGATATTCTGCAGCAGTCCAATCACGGCATAGAAGAGAGGCtcag gctACAGTTTGAGAAACAGTTCTCTGATCAGGTCTTGGagctgaagagagaaagagaggaagagtTTCGAAAGATGAATCAACAGTGGCAACGCAGAGTTGAAGAGCTGCAGACAGAG TTGGAGGAAAGGAGAGCACATTCAGAGAAGATGgagggagaaagagacaggCGCTACGGTAACGGAGAGATGGAACGAATGAAGCAGGAGATCCAAAAGACCAGAGATATGAACTCATCCCTCAGAGCTCAACTTCACTCTATTATCCAGGAGAAAGAAAAGCTCATGAGACAACAGTTGCAG GTGGTAAGAGAGGAAGATGAGGATGACGAAGATGGAAAGACATCAGGTGAGAGAGCCGAAGAGAGGGAGAAGAGAAACAGGCGCGAGCGGGATGAGGAACTGTTGCGCGTGGAGAGAATAAATCACCAGCGTGCTCTTCAGGCCCTGGAAACACAAGCCAATGAGGAGCTTCAGTCTGAGAGACAACGTTTGCTCACACAGCACAAACTACAGCTGG ACAAGCAGAAAGGAGAGCTGACCCAGCAGCACACCGAGTGGGTGAGACAGGTCACCCAGAGACACATGCAGCAGATCGAggaccttcaaaatgaaatccacacacacacacaaatgatgGCCCTACAGCAg GATTTGAAGCAGCAAAACCGCTTGCAGTCATTAGAGAGACAGTTGGATGAGAAGAGCAGTGAAGTGCAGGAGCtcaagagagagaaggaaaacCTTAAAGAACGAATGAACACAATGAATGCACAAAAAGAGGAGCAAGACCACAGACACAAACATAGGAG TTTTGCAGATGAAGGTGCCGAAACCGATGGGCCAGAGCACAAGAACGACATGGAGAACGTGAAGAAAGAACACAGACTGGAGATCCAGACCATAATGTCAGACTTCAGCTCCGCCCAAACACGACTACAGGCCCGCATAGTTGCCTTGGAAACAGA gtTGAGAGAAAGGGAAGAAAGGGGGAAAAGGAGAGCAGAAGACCTCCACTCCATCGCTAAACTGCAGGATAGGCTCACCGAGAGAGATCAGCTCATCAAAAGTTTGGTG GAGGACCTCCACCAGATATCCCAGCATCCTCCTCTCAGCAGTAATGAAATATTGAGGCCTTATGACTCCAGGACACAAGCAGGGATCCTCACCCCTACTTTGAAG AAAAAAGTTGTGGAGGAAACTAGCGTGCCAAACCTCTGCTCGTACGACGGAGGGTCGCCCAAAGCCAAGTGCTCACCAGTTATAGAGCGAAGATACTCCAGTCTGGAACAGAGTAGTCGGGGGACTCCCATAATAAGAACACAAACCCCCACATCCCCTCATGCTGCACGCAGAACCTCAATCAGAAACAGCCGTCCAACCTCGCAAGAAGTTCGACATCAACCACAGATTAAAATTAACTACAACCAGCACATTAG GACTCCAGCTGAGCAGCGAGTTATTGAAACAGGGCCTGATGGACAAGACCCTCAGAAACAGGAGTGGTTTACCAAATACTTCTCTTTCTGA
- the chrna9a gene encoding neuronal acetylcholine receptor subunit alpha-9 yields the protein MKIILLVVHISMILHAVFSAQGRYAQKLLNDLMENYSSALRPVEDTDKALNVTLQITLSQIKDMDEKNQVLTTYLWVRQIWHDAYLSWDKDDYDGLEVIRIPSSLVWRPDIVLYNNADEEDSSGPPETNVVLRYNGEITWDSPAITKSSCKVDVSYFPFDYQQCNLTFGSWTYNGNQVDITMGMESGDLSDFVENVEWECHGMPAVKNVIMYGCCSDPYPDITYTLLLKRRSSFYIFNLLLPCFLISFLAPLGFYLPADSGEKVSLGVTVLLALTVFQMMVAESMPPSESVPLIGKYYIATMTMITASTSLTIFIMNIHFCGAEAKPVPHWAKVLIIDYMSKIFFVYEVGENCTTPESERGLLLSEDPLVSLERDGYFDKEFCGDCHHNGRNHGTFNSYNHPRHENNLHGNGYHHSNGDYHRQKHQRRTQSNSPVRPKGHQNKYTHYIGRDGSEKHPLTNQEKLKESEISIPEKLKGYSYDDVNGYHSGVGYPHDGYCKIYGADNYNKTPVCICGQHQKVVRNIEYIANCFREQRAHQAKGAEWKKIAKVMDRFFMWVFFIMVFLMSILVMAKAS from the exons ATGAAGATCATTCTTCTTGTGGTTCACATTAGCATGATCCTACATG CTGTGTTCTCTGCTCAGGGTCGTTACGCTCAGAAACTGTTGAACGATCTAATGGAGAACTATTCTAGTGCTTTACGACCCGTGGAGGACACGGACAAAGCCCTCAATGTCACTTTACAGATAACACTCTCACAGATCAAAGACATG GATGAGAAGAACCAGGTGTTGACCACATACCTGTGGGTGCGTCAGATCTGGCATGATGCATACCTGAGCTGGGACAAAGATGATTATGATGGACTTGAGGTCATTCGAATACCCAGCAGCCTCGTGTGGAGACCAGACATTGTCCTATATAACAa TGCGGATGAGGAGGACTCCTCAGGGCCTCCAGAAACTAATGTGGTGTTGAGGTATAATGGCGAGATCACCTGGGACTCCCCAGCCATTACTAAGAGCTCCTGTAAGGTGGACGTCTCTTATTTCCCCTTCGACTATCAGCAGTGTAACCTCACCTTTGGCTCCTGGACATATAATGGCAACCAG GTGGACATTACTATGGGAATGGAGAGCGGTGACCTCTCCGACTTTGTGGAGAACGTGGAATGGGAGTGTCACGGGATGCCAGCGGTCAAGAACGTCATCATGTATGGCTGCTGCTCTGACCCATACCCCGACATTACATACACGCTTCTTCTGAAGCGCCGTTCCTCCTTCTACATCTTCAATCTGCTCCTGCCGTGCTTCCTTATCTCTTTCCTGGCTCCACTGGGCTTCTACCTGCCTGCTGATTCTGGGGAGAAGGTCTCACTAGGGGTGACGGTGCTGCTGGCTCTGACAGTGTTTCAGATGATGGTGGCAGAGAGCATGCCTCCTTCAGAAAGCGTTCCACTTATTG GTAAATACTACATTGCAACAATGACCATGATAACAGCCTCTACATCCTTGACCATCTTCATCATGAACATACATTTCTGTGGAGCAGAAGCGAAACCTGTGCCCCACTGGGCCAAAGTCCTCATCATCGACTACATGTCAAAAATCTTCTTTGTCTATGAGGTAGGGGAGAACTGCACCACACCTGAAAGTGAGCGAGGCCTGTTGCTCTCCGAAGACCCTCTGGTTAGCCTAGAGAGAGATGGGTACTTTGACAAAGAGTTTTGCGGTGACTGTCATCACAACGGAAGAAACCACGGTACGTTTAATAGCTACAACCATCCCAGGCACGAGAACAATCTCCACGGAAATGGATACCATCACAGCAACGGTGACTATCACAGGCAAAAACATCAACGGAGGACCCAATCCAATTCTCCTGTCAGACCAAAAGGCCATCAGAATAAATACACACACTACATCGGTCGAGACGGAAGCGAGAAACACCCGCTGACAAATCAGGAAAAGCTGAAAGAAAGCGAAATTTCCATTCCGGAAAAACTCAAGGGATATTCTTACGATGACGTCAATGGATATCACAGTGGAGTTGGATATCCTCATGACGGCTATTGCAAAATCTACGGAGCGGACAACTACAATAAGACCCCAGTATGTATCTGTGGGCAACATCAGAAAGTGGTGCGAAACATTGAGTACATTGCTAACTGTTTTAGAGAGCAGAGGGCGCATCAGGCGAAAGGAGCCGAGTGGAAGAAGATTGCCAAGGTGATGGACAGATTCTTCATGTGGGTGTTTTTCATCATGGTCTTTCTCATGAGCATCCTTGTCATGGCCAAGGCGTCATAG